Genomic segment of Microcoleus sp. bin38.metabat.b11b12b14.051:
TGCTGTGAGTAGCGATCGCGCTGTTTTGACATTAAATCGGTTTGATTTTATCGGACTGCACAACCGAAAGCCAGACCATGCAGGTATTATTGTCTGCACTAAAAATCGCAATGTAGAAATTTTAGCAGCACGTATTAATGATGCTATTGTTGGTGAGGAAACTTTGAAGGGCAAATTGATTCGAGTCAACC
This window contains:
- a CDS encoding DUF5615 family PIN-like protein, producing MALLYADEQFPLPVVELLRAFGHNVLTVQEAGKANLGIPDPEVLEFAVSSDRAVLTLNRFDFIGLHNRKPDHAGIIVCTKNRNVEILAARINDAIVGEETLKGKLIRVNRPPQ